From one Rhodamnia argentea isolate NSW1041297 chromosome 1, ASM2092103v1, whole genome shotgun sequence genomic stretch:
- the LOC115753651 gene encoding uncharacterized protein LOC115753651: MGKKEQKDSARVEAVLQQLRKQAPLTVKQEKFCNSACVERFLKAKGDSVKKAAKHLRACLSWRESIGIENLMADEFSAELAEGVAYVAGHDEESRPVLIFRIKQDYQKFHSQKLFTRLLVFTLEVAIGTMPKSVEQLVLLFDASFFRSASAFMNTLLASLKILGEYYPGRLYKAFVIDPPSLFSYLWKGVRPFVELSAATVVVSSLDFEESLDFHDFSAYPRASSLRFDPDSIQAGAKVGPCSSSRFSFTVSHHFDSLKPWYLTLTDSSVSKVGPTSPSPLGPALISPLNARSFSFASPAARTPRGSGGVIGARKSLFPSTPLPQRTSEPVKVAQPRTPRPSFLQSPAMFFHHRKECHVSRAEKSRESFVPFLKFYRRPYDEMMYRSKMRPPLGGLISIISPHVKRRHMSVSQRF, encoded by the exons ATGGGCAAGAAAGAGCAGAAGGACAGCGCAAGAGTCGAAGCTGTTCTTCAACAGCTTCGAAAGCAAGCCCCACTCACTGTCaaacag GAGAAGTTCTGCAACAGCGCTTGCGTGGAGAGGTTCCTGAAGGCGAAAGGTGACAGTGTGAAGAAGGCGGCGAAGCACTTGAGAGCTTGTCTCTCATGGAGAGAGAGCATAGGCATTG AGAACTTGATGGCCGATGAGTTCTCAGCTGAACTTGCGGAAGGCGTTGCTTATGTGGCTGGCCACGATGAAGAATCCCGACCAGTCCTG ATTTTTCGGATCAAGCAGGACTATCAGAAGTTCCACTCTCAGAAACT ATTCACCCGGCTGCTGGTGTTTACCCTAGAGGTCGCCATCGGAACCATGCCCAAGAGCGTGGAGCAACTCGTCCTCCTTTTCGACGCAA GCTTTTTCAGATCGGCGTCGGCTTTTATGAACACGTTGCTGGCGTCGCTGAAGATACTGGGGGAGTACTATCCGGGTCGACTTTACAAGGCCTTCGTGATCGACCCGCCTTCTCTCTTCTCCTATCTAtggaag GGAGTTCGCCCGTTCGTCGAGCTGTCGGCGGCGACGGTGGTGGTTTCATCCCTGGACTTTGAGGAATCGCTGGACTTCCACGACTTCTCGGCCTACCCGCGCGCCTCGTCCCTCCGGTTCGACCCGGATTCGATCCAAGCGGGGGCCAAGGTCGGGCCGTGCTCGTCCTCCCGCTTCTCCTTCACCGTATCCCACCACTTCGACTCGCTCAAGCCGTGGTACCTCACATTGACCGACTCGTCGGTTTCCAAGGTCGGGCCCACCAGCCCGTCCCCGCTGGGCCCCGCCCTGATCTCCCCGCTGAACGCCCGCTCATTCTCCTTTGCGTCCCCGGCTGCCAGGACGCCGCGTGGCAGCGGCGGCGTCATCGGGGCGAGGAAGTCGCTCTTCCCGTCGACCCCGCTGCCCCAGAGGACGAGCGAGCCGGTCAAGGTCGCGCAGCCCCGGACACCGCGCCCCTCGTTCCTCCAATCCCCGGCCATGTTCTTCCACCACCGCAAGGAGTGCCATGTCAGCCGGGCGGAGAAGTCGCGCGAGTCCTTCGTGCCCTTCCTCAAGTTCTACCGCAGGCCGTACGATGAGATGATGTACCGGTCCAAGATGAGGCCCCCGCTGGGCGGCCTGATCTCAATCATCTCGCCCCACGTCAAGCGCCGCCACATGTCGGTATCGCAACGGTTCTGA
- the LOC115753644 gene encoding heat shock 70 kDa protein 8: MAEPAYTVASDSENTGEEKTSSAFPEIAIGIDIGTSQCSVAVWNGSQVELLKNTRNQKLMRSYVMFRDEIPTGGVSSQLSHEHEILSGAAIFNMKRLIGRVDTDPVVHVSKSLPFLVQTLDIGVRPFIAALVNNVWRSTTPEEVLAIFLVELRAMAELQLKRPIRNVVLTIPVSFSRFQLTRIERACAMAGLHVLRLMPEPTAVALLYAQQQQQTVQDNMGSGSEKLALIFNMGAGYCDVAVTATAGGVSQIKALAGSTIGGEDILQNMMRHLLPNAENLFSSHSVNEIESIGILRIATQDAIHRLSSQTSVQVDVDLGNGVKICKVVDREEFEEVNRNVFEKCESLVKQCLHDAKVDVEDLADVILVGGCSYIPKIHNLVTGICRKEEIYKGMNVLEAAVVGAALEGAVTSGISDPFGSLDLLTIQSTPLGIGIRIEGNQFIPIIPRNTTMPARKELAFTTVRDNQTEALIVVYEGEGHKVEKNHLLGYFKIIGIPPASKGVPEINVCMDIDASNVLRVLAAVALPGAQHPAVPVMEVRMPTVDDGHGWCAEALNRTYGSTMDLVTLQKKI; encoded by the coding sequence ATGGCTGAACCTGCATATACTGTGGCTTCCGACAGCGAAAACACTGGAGAAGAGAAGACTTCGTCGGCTTTTCCTGAAATTGCAATTGGAATCGACATTGGAACCTCGCAGTGCAGTGTTGCTGTTTGGAATGGGTCCCAGGTGGAGCTCCTTAAGAACACCAGAAATCAGAAGTTGATGAGGTCATACGTCATGTTCAGGGATGAAATTCCCACGGGTGGAGTGAGCAGCCAACTCTCTCATGAGCACGAAATCCTGTCTGGTGCTGCTATCTTCAACATGAAACGCCTGATAGGACGGGTTGATACTGACCCTGTTGTTCATGTGAGCAAAAGCCTTCCATTTCTGGTACAAACTCTGGACATTGGTGTTCGCCCATTCATCGCTGCGTTGGTGAACAATGTCTGGAGGTCTACAACCCCTGAGGAAGTTCTTGCCATATTTTTGGTTGAGTTGAGAGCAATGGCTGAACTTCAGCTGAAGAGGCCAATAAGAAATGTTGTCTTGACAATTCCAGTTTCATTCAGTCGATTCCAACTGACACGGATCGAGCGAGCATGTGCCATGGCTGGTCTTCATGTTCTTAGGTTGATGCCGGAACCCACAGCTGTGGCCTTGTTATATgcacagcaacagcaacagacTGTGCAAGATAATATGGGCAGTGGAAGTGAGAAACTTGCGCTGATATTCAACATGGGTGCTGGCTATTGTGATGTGGCGGTGACTGCTACAGCCGGAGGGGTTTCACAGATAAAAGCCCTAGCAGGAAGCACCATTGGAGGAGAGGACATACTTCAGAATATGATGCGTCATCTATTACCAAATGCTGAAAATCTCTTCTCTAGTCACAGTGTCAATGAGATCGAATCAATTGGGATCCTGCGAATTGCGACCCAGGATGCAATCCACAGGCTCTCCTCACAAACAAGTGTGCAAGTCGATGTTGATCTAGGGAATGGAGTAAAAATATGCAAGGTCGTAGACAGGGAAGAATTTGAGGAGGTCAACAGGAACGTGTTTGAGAAATGCGAGAGCCTTGTGAAGCAGTGTTTGCATGATGCAAAAGTCGACGTAGAGGATTTGGCTGATGTAATACTTGTGGGTGGGTGTTCATATATTCCGAAGATACACAATCTTGTCACGGGAATATGTAGGAAAGAGGAAATCTACAAGGGAATGAACGTGTTGGAAGCTGCAGTTGTCGGCGCGGCACTGGAAGGGGCAGTTACTTCTGGGATAAGTGATCCTTTTGGCAGTTTGGATCTTTTAACGATTCAATCTACGCCTCTTGGCATTGGGATACGAATTGAGGGAAACCAGTTCATACCCATAATTCCTAGAAACACGACTATGCCTGCGCGAAAGGAGCTGGCCTTCACGACTGTCCGTGATAACCAAACCGAAGCGTTGATAGTAGTTTACGAAGGAGAAGGGCACAAGGTGGAAAAGAATCATCTACTTGGCTATTTCAAGATCATCGGAATTCCTCCTGCTTCCAAGGGAGTTCCAGAGATAAACGTGTGCATGGACATCGATGCGTCGAATGTCTTGAGAGTTTTGGCGGCAGTGGCACTGCCCGGGGCCCAGCATCCTGCCGTTCCAGTCATGGAAGTGAGGATGCCAACGGTTGATGATGGCCATGGATGGTGCGCCGAAGCTCTGAACAGAACTTACGGGTCTACTATGGACCTGGTGACCCTGCAGAAAAAGATCTGA